The genomic interval CTTAAATAGTTTTCGTTTTAAAAGCAACAATCTCTTAGAAAAGAGCCTTATTTTTAATAGATAAATGACAAAATCAATGGACAAATAAAACTTGTCATAATTGCACTTAATGTCATCGCAATAGAACTAATTGCCCCTTCGGCCGTACCCATTTCCAATGCTCTCGATGTACCGATTGCATGTGATGCTGTACCAAAGCCGATTCCTTTTGAAATAGGATGTTTTATATTTAATAACTTCATTAAATATGGACCAAACATCGCTCCAGAAATCCCAGCTACCATAACATACACAGCCGCAAGAGCAGGTGTACCACCGACCATTTCGCTGATCTCCATTGCGATTGGTGTTGTGACAGATTTAGGAGCTAGTGAAAAGATAAGTTCCTTATTAATATGACTAATAAT from Metabacillus sediminilitoris carries:
- a CDS encoding LrgB family protein, producing the protein MTLIFSIFLIGITITMFILMKNLYGRFPHPLLVPVFTTTVILVCILLVTKTSYSTYMGGAKWINELLGPAIVAFALPLYDHREILKKNGVTILLSVFVGSIVGMSSGIVLGIISHINKELIFSLAPKSVTTPIAMEISEMVGGTPALAAVYVMVAGISGAMFGPYLMKLLNIKHPISKGIGFGTASHAIGTSRALEMGTAEGAISSIAMTLSAIMTSFICPLILSFIY